Proteins co-encoded in one Vibrio aquimaris genomic window:
- a CDS encoding GlxA family transcriptional regulator translates to MALKPQGMVMKIIRKFSAPMRDTNQCFIAKEKTICKQTSVLFVVLEHFSLMSFTCAVDCLVTSNLVEGSARFTFATVGLGNGEVLSDLGIGLTPDHSLDEVKALQDIDAVIVCGGYRTSLNEHPQLSKLIALSSKCSTILGGIWNGAIFLAHAGVLDGNHYALHPDNHAYAKERFPRSVLSSSSYVEHENIFTSSGASSTLDMMLALVQKITSQPNSNAVREILSCDRSIPQNSTPQLHTCLPGSTPAIVKEANLLMVSNLDEPLHVEDIARYLKISRRKLERLFQTHIQTSPSKYYLELRLTYARQLLLQSEDSISTIAASTGFSSTTHFSRCFKEFFSLSPSVMREKMHVS, encoded by the coding sequence ATGGCACTCAAACCTCAAGGCATGGTGATGAAAATAATAAGAAAATTCTCAGCTCCAATGAGAGATACCAACCAATGTTTTATCGCGAAAGAAAAAACCATATGTAAACAAACCTCAGTGCTATTTGTTGTGCTTGAGCATTTTTCCCTAATGTCATTTACTTGTGCGGTCGATTGTTTAGTGACGTCAAATTTGGTGGAAGGCTCGGCGCGATTCACCTTTGCTACGGTTGGATTAGGCAATGGCGAGGTGCTCAGCGATCTTGGTATTGGCCTTACGCCTGATCACTCATTAGACGAAGTAAAGGCATTACAAGATATCGATGCTGTGATCGTTTGCGGAGGTTATCGAACTAGCCTGAATGAACACCCTCAGTTGTCAAAGCTGATTGCATTAAGTAGTAAGTGCAGCACCATTCTAGGGGGGATTTGGAATGGGGCTATTTTTCTTGCCCATGCAGGCGTTCTTGATGGAAACCACTATGCCCTTCATCCAGACAATCATGCCTATGCAAAAGAAAGGTTTCCTCGTAGCGTTTTATCATCAAGCTCCTACGTTGAACACGAAAACATCTTCACTTCTTCTGGAGCAAGTAGCACTCTCGATATGATGTTAGCGCTAGTGCAAAAAATAACCAGCCAGCCCAATTCTAATGCGGTGCGAGAAATCCTTTCTTGTGACCGTTCCATTCCCCAAAATTCAACGCCACAGCTTCACACTTGCCTACCAGGCTCTACACCAGCGATTGTCAAAGAAGCCAATCTATTAATGGTCAGTAATCTTGACGAGCCGCTCCATGTCGAAGACATAGCCCGTTACCTCAAGATATCGCGCAGAAAATTAGAAAGACTGTTTCAGACGCATATTCAAACCTCGCCCTCTAAGTACTATTTAGAACTGAGATTAACCTATGCAAGGCAATTATTGCTCCAATCGGAAGACTCCATCTCAACCATAGCCGCATCGACAGGCTTTTCTTCAACCACCCATTTTAGTCGATGTTTTAAAGAGTTTTTTTCCCTATCGCCTAGCGTGATGAGAGAGAAAATGCATGTCAGTTAG
- the folD gene encoding bifunctional methylenetetrahydrofolate dehydrogenase/methenyltetrahydrofolate cyclohydrolase FolD — MTAQNIDGTLISQTVRSEVAARVKARLNAGLRAPGLAVILVGEDPASQVYVGSKRRACEEVGFVSKSYDLPTTATEQELLALVDELNNDDQIDGILVQLPLPAGIDATHVLERIHPEKDVDGFHPYNVGRLAQRIPKLRSCTPKGIITLLDRYNINLRGLHAVVVGASNIVGRPMTLELLLAGCTTTTCHRFTKDLESHVRQADIVVVAVGKPNFIPGQWIKEGAVVIDVGINRLDSGKLIGDVDYDNAKERASFITPVPGGVGPMTVASLIENTMLACEQFHTKKK; from the coding sequence ATGACCGCTCAAAATATTGATGGAACTCTTATTTCTCAAACTGTCCGTTCAGAAGTCGCTGCGCGCGTAAAAGCACGCCTTAATGCAGGCTTAAGAGCACCTGGACTCGCGGTAATACTGGTTGGTGAAGACCCTGCATCACAAGTATATGTTGGGAGTAAGCGCCGCGCTTGTGAGGAGGTGGGCTTTGTATCCAAGTCATATGATCTCCCCACAACGGCAACCGAGCAAGAGCTGCTGGCTCTGGTTGATGAACTTAACAATGATGATCAAATAGACGGTATCCTTGTCCAACTGCCCTTACCGGCTGGTATTGATGCTACTCATGTTCTTGAGCGTATTCACCCTGAAAAAGATGTCGATGGATTTCACCCCTATAATGTCGGCCGCCTAGCTCAGAGAATTCCTAAGTTACGCTCATGTACACCAAAAGGGATCATCACATTACTTGATCGCTACAACATTAATTTACGTGGCCTACACGCGGTTGTTGTCGGTGCTTCCAATATTGTCGGCCGCCCAATGACACTTGAGTTATTGCTTGCTGGCTGCACCACAACCACATGCCACAGATTCACTAAAGATCTTGAAAGCCATGTTCGACAAGCAGACATTGTGGTCGTGGCAGTAGGCAAGCCTAACTTTATTCCGGGTCAATGGATTAAAGAAGGTGCCGTGGTCATTGATGTGGGCATCAATCGCTTAGATTCGGGCAAGTTAATTGGTGATGTGGATTATGACAACGCCAAAGAGCGAGCAAGCTTTATTACCCCAGTCCCTGGCGGCGTCGGCCCTATGACAGTTGCGAGCCTGATAGAGAACACCATGCTTGCTTGCGAGCAGTTCCACACCAAGAAAAAGTAA
- a CDS encoding lysozyme inhibitor LprI family protein, which translates to MNTKIIISTLIFLFSSVSVSACTNLSSSSELLSCKKEVEATSRAKMQKAYLNLDKYLSGADEYQKKIKLSQESWAKAATQNCDVYSYFAEEGSMAHDIAISECMASEYKSREEFIISLSDVVEQFF; encoded by the coding sequence GTGAATACAAAAATTATAATTTCTACTCTTATTTTTCTTTTTTCAAGCGTATCGGTATCTGCTTGCACTAATTTAAGTTCATCGAGCGAGCTTTTAAGCTGTAAAAAAGAAGTTGAGGCTACATCTAGAGCTAAAATGCAAAAGGCGTATTTGAATTTGGATAAATATTTATCTGGTGCTGATGAATATCAAAAAAAGATTAAACTGTCTCAAGAATCATGGGCTAAAGCAGCTACTCAAAATTGCGATGTTTATTCCTACTTTGCGGAAGAGGGCTCAATGGCACATGATATTGCTATAAGCGAATGTATGGCAAGTGAGTACAAGAGTAGAGAAGAATTTATCATTTCCTTGTCTGATGTGGTAGAGCAATTTTTTTAG
- a CDS encoding pesticin C-terminus-like muramidase, which translates to MNGFSESANKPLNELAAGKFNALKKGSANTEEIKKVQQALIDCGFDLGSFGVDGDFGRATEGAVKQFQTHYKPTHTTHNSYQFGDVDGVVDKNTILALDEAVKEGWKFVDDEMDEKWLTVPKGQVTFNAEGNDAESSNYFSRKIHWPGNSNSGVTIGRGYDCGNRSQEAVLADLTNAGVFPDIAKLISESAGLKGENASQFVNKNINKIDAITRKDQHNLFVSIYPEYEDRAKNNYQKWTENKESRVNWLELDSKIRDILVDFVYQGFTKGPKPMTKGMLNDRQVLIDYIEGSSVLNSYEPGRQRANYLRGQGE; encoded by the coding sequence GTGAACGGGTTTTCAGAGAGCGCCAACAAGCCGCTTAATGAACTAGCGGCCGGTAAATTTAACGCTCTTAAAAAAGGCTCCGCAAATACTGAAGAGATCAAAAAAGTCCAACAGGCTTTGATTGACTGTGGCTTTGACTTGGGGTCATTCGGTGTAGATGGCGATTTTGGCCGCGCGACAGAAGGCGCCGTTAAACAGTTTCAAACCCACTATAAACCCACACATACCACGCATAACAGTTACCAATTTGGTGATGTTGATGGGGTTGTAGACAAAAATACCATTCTTGCTTTAGATGAGGCGGTTAAAGAAGGTTGGAAGTTTGTTGATGATGAGATGGACGAAAAGTGGCTAACAGTGCCCAAGGGACAGGTGACTTTTAACGCAGAAGGTAATGATGCAGAAAGTTCAAATTACTTCTCAAGAAAAATTCATTGGCCAGGAAATAGCAATTCAGGTGTGACAATAGGTAGGGGGTATGATTGTGGTAATAGGAGTCAGGAAGCAGTTCTAGCAGATTTAACGAATGCTGGAGTTTTTCCTGATATAGCAAAACTGATATCAGAAAGTGCGGGATTAAAAGGAGAGAACGCCAGTCAGTTTGTAAATAAAAATATAAATAAAATAGATGCAATTACAAGAAAAGACCAACATAACCTTTTTGTATCTATCTATCCAGAGTATGAAGATAGGGCTAAGAATAACTACCAGAAATGGACAGAGAATAAAGAAAGTAGGGTGAATTGGTTAGAACTTGATAGTAAGATCAGAGATATTCTGGTGGACTTCGTATATCAAGGGTTTACAAAAGGCCCTAAACCAATGACAAAAGGTATGTTAAATGATAGACAAGTCCTTATTGATTATATTGAAGGAAGCTCAGTGTTGAACTCTTATGAACCAGGAAGACAAAGAGCAAATTACTTGAGAGGACAGGGTGAGTGA